A part of Vulpes lagopus strain Blue_001 chromosome 4, ASM1834538v1, whole genome shotgun sequence genomic DNA contains:
- the CYREN gene encoding cell cycle regulator of non-homologous end joining isoform X3, giving the protein MEAVKSGDKKRVLPAWMTTQETPKPKRAVQGAAAARLSAVRTVYCMSEAEMVDVALGILIEARKQEEPWESATPAGADKPELFPARLAWAPSSPGSRSEDEDNGKEAPTQDLGPQQGPAGPDSACRSSPDQDEDEDMLNVAFDRRGTRQSFAVRGRQCAAWRNTNSSPRPRLSWKSDLVTGISCHSEDDVRTACSDQCIEPGVLVTMSYAGLRCP; this is encoded by the exons atggaaGCTGTAAAATCCGGGGATAAGAAGAGGGTCCTTCCCGCATGGATGACAACCCAGGAGACCCCCAAGCCAAAGAGGGCAGTGCAGGGAGCTGCTGCAGCAAG ACTGTCTGCAGTGAGGACTGTGTACTGCATGAGTGAGGCCGAGATGGTAGACGTTGCTCTGGGGATCCTGATTGAG GCCCGGAAACAGGAAGAGCCCTGGGAGTCAGCGACTCCGGCTGGTGCCGATAAGCCAGAGCTGTTCCCAGCCCGCTTAGCGTGGGCCCCGAGTTCCCCTGGGAGTAGAAGTGAGGATGAGGACAATGGGAAGGAGGCCCCTACTCAGGACCTCGGCCCCCAGCAGGGACCCGCGGGGCCTGACTCTGCGTGCCGCTCGAGCCCTGACCAGGACGAGGACGAGGACATGCTGAA TGTGGCTTTTGACAGGCGTGGGACGAGGCAGTCCTTTGCTGTGCGGGGTCGTCAATGCGCTGCGTGGAGAAATACAAACAGTTCCCCAAGGCCAAG ATTATCTTGGAAATCAGACCTCGTGACAGGAATCTCCTGTCATTCTGAGGATGACGTAAGAACGGCCTGCTCAGATCAGTGCATTGAACCAGGAGTTCTTGTGACCATGAGCTACGCGGGTTTGAGGTGTCCTTGA
- the TMEM140 gene encoding transmembrane protein 140 isoform X3, with translation MALPRPRRGNQLLFLGIMLVTVVVISLLFYTLLWKAGNLTDLPNLRIGFYNFCLWNEGTGSLQCHQFPELEALGVPRAGLALARLGAYGALVFSLFVPLPLFLAWCNGNDGEWQLAVGFLAMASALLASGLGLFLTYTWKWVRLSLLGPGFLALGAAQALLVLLLMATVVFPRRAEDKSKLDSC, from the coding sequence ATGGCCCTCCCGAGGCCCAGGAGGGGCAACCAGCTGCTCTTCCTGGGCATCATGTTAGTCACGGTGGTGGTCATCTCCCTGCTGTTCTACACTCTACTCTGGAAGGCCGGCAACCTCACGGACTTGCCCAACCTCAGAATCGGCTTCTACAACTTCTGCCTGTGGAACGAGGGCACCGGCTCCCTCCAGTGTCACCAGTTCCCCGAGCTAGAGGCCCTGGGCGTGCCGCGGGCCGGCCTGGCCCTGGCCAGGCTGGGTGCATATGGGGCCctggtcttctctctctttgtcccccTGCCTCTGTTCCTGGCCTGGTGCAACGGTAACGACGGAGAATGGCAGCTGGCGGTGGGCTTCCTGGCCATGGCGTCTGCGCTGCTGGCCAGTGGCCTGGGCCTCTTCCTCACCTATACGTGGAAGTGGGTCAGGCTctccctcctggggcctgggtTCCTGGCTCTGGGTGCTGCCCAGGCCTTGCTCGTCCTCCTGCTGATGGCCACGGTTGTGTTCCCTCGGAGGGCAGAGGACAAGAGCAAGCTTGACAGCTGCTAG
- the TMEM140 gene encoding transmembrane protein 140 isoform X2, which translates to MGPGVPYYTRLPMHAEEVPRRQRSTGQEKMALPRPRRGNQLLFLGIMLVTVVVISLLFYTLLWKAGNLTDLPNLRIGFYNFCLWNEGTGSLQCHQFPELEALGVPRAGLALARLGAYGALVFSLFVPLPLFLAWCNGNDGEWQLAVGFLAMASALLASGLGLFLTYTWKWVRLSLLGPGFLALGAAQALLVLLLMATVVFPRRAEDKSKLDSC; encoded by the coding sequence GTCCCCAGGAGGCAGCGGAGCACAGGGCAGGAGAAAATGGCCCTCCCGAGGCCCAGGAGGGGCAACCAGCTGCTCTTCCTGGGCATCATGTTAGTCACGGTGGTGGTCATCTCCCTGCTGTTCTACACTCTACTCTGGAAGGCCGGCAACCTCACGGACTTGCCCAACCTCAGAATCGGCTTCTACAACTTCTGCCTGTGGAACGAGGGCACCGGCTCCCTCCAGTGTCACCAGTTCCCCGAGCTAGAGGCCCTGGGCGTGCCGCGGGCCGGCCTGGCCCTGGCCAGGCTGGGTGCATATGGGGCCctggtcttctctctctttgtcccccTGCCTCTGTTCCTGGCCTGGTGCAACGGTAACGACGGAGAATGGCAGCTGGCGGTGGGCTTCCTGGCCATGGCGTCTGCGCTGCTGGCCAGTGGCCTGGGCCTCTTCCTCACCTATACGTGGAAGTGGGTCAGGCTctccctcctggggcctgggtTCCTGGCTCTGGGTGCTGCCCAGGCCTTGCTCGTCCTCCTGCTGATGGCCACGGTTGTGTTCCCTCGGAGGGCAGAGGACAAGAGCAAGCTTGACAGCTGCTAG
- the CYREN gene encoding cell cycle regulator of non-homologous end joining isoform X5: MEAVKSGDKKRVLPAWMTTQETPKPKRAVQGAAAARLSAVRTVYCMSEAEMVDVALGILIEARKQEEPWESATPAGADKPELFPARLAWAPSSPGSRSEDEDNGKEAPTQDLGPQQGPAGPDSACRSSPDQDEDEDMLKYVREIFFS, encoded by the exons atggaaGCTGTAAAATCCGGGGATAAGAAGAGGGTCCTTCCCGCATGGATGACAACCCAGGAGACCCCCAAGCCAAAGAGGGCAGTGCAGGGAGCTGCTGCAGCAAG ACTGTCTGCAGTGAGGACTGTGTACTGCATGAGTGAGGCCGAGATGGTAGACGTTGCTCTGGGGATCCTGATTGAG GCCCGGAAACAGGAAGAGCCCTGGGAGTCAGCGACTCCGGCTGGTGCCGATAAGCCAGAGCTGTTCCCAGCCCGCTTAGCGTGGGCCCCGAGTTCCCCTGGGAGTAGAAGTGAGGATGAGGACAATGGGAAGGAGGCCCCTACTCAGGACCTCGGCCCCCAGCAGGGACCCGCGGGGCCTGACTCTGCGTGCCGCTCGAGCCCTGACCAGGACGAGGACGAGGACATGCTGAAGTATGTCAGGGAAATATTTTTCAGCTAA
- the CYREN gene encoding cell cycle regulator of non-homologous end joining isoform X2 — MEAVKSGDKKRVLPAWMTTQETPKPKRAVQGAAAARLSAVRTVYCMSEAEMVDVALGILIEIKELRPRPFPIVTQPASDRAKARTQVLCPVLLPVTPAFPDTARKQEEPWESATPAGADKPELFPARLAWAPSSPGSRSEDEDNGKEAPTQDLGPQQGPAGPDSACRSSPDQDEDEDMLNVAFDRRGTRQSFAVRGRQCAAWRNTNSSPRPRLSWKSDLVTGISCHSEDDVRTACSDQCIEPGVLVTMSYAGLRCP; from the exons atggaaGCTGTAAAATCCGGGGATAAGAAGAGGGTCCTTCCCGCATGGATGACAACCCAGGAGACCCCCAAGCCAAAGAGGGCAGTGCAGGGAGCTGCTGCAGCAAG ACTGTCTGCAGTGAGGACTGTGTACTGCATGAGTGAGGCCGAGATGGTAGACGTTGCTCTGGGGATCCTGATTGAG ataaaggaatTGAGGCCCAGGCCTTTTCCCATAGTGACACAGCCAGCAAGTGACAGAGCCAAGGCCCGCACTCAAGTTTTGTGTCCCGTGCTCCTTCCTGTCACCCCTGCCTTTCCAGATACG GCCCGGAAACAGGAAGAGCCCTGGGAGTCAGCGACTCCGGCTGGTGCCGATAAGCCAGAGCTGTTCCCAGCCCGCTTAGCGTGGGCCCCGAGTTCCCCTGGGAGTAGAAGTGAGGATGAGGACAATGGGAAGGAGGCCCCTACTCAGGACCTCGGCCCCCAGCAGGGACCCGCGGGGCCTGACTCTGCGTGCCGCTCGAGCCCTGACCAGGACGAGGACGAGGACATGCTGAA TGTGGCTTTTGACAGGCGTGGGACGAGGCAGTCCTTTGCTGTGCGGGGTCGTCAATGCGCTGCGTGGAGAAATACAAACAGTTCCCCAAGGCCAAG ATTATCTTGGAAATCAGACCTCGTGACAGGAATCTCCTGTCATTCTGAGGATGACGTAAGAACGGCCTGCTCAGATCAGTGCATTGAACCAGGAGTTCTTGTGACCATGAGCTACGCGGGTTTGAGGTGTCCTTGA
- the TMEM140 gene encoding transmembrane protein 140 isoform X1, with product MKVKSAGGGGSGGTTAPARAPRAPAAHRPPRRPRERGPDPARPPPSVPRRQRSTGQEKMALPRPRRGNQLLFLGIMLVTVVVISLLFYTLLWKAGNLTDLPNLRIGFYNFCLWNEGTGSLQCHQFPELEALGVPRAGLALARLGAYGALVFSLFVPLPLFLAWCNGNDGEWQLAVGFLAMASALLASGLGLFLTYTWKWVRLSLLGPGFLALGAAQALLVLLLMATVVFPRRAEDKSKLDSC from the exons ATGAAAGTGAAatcggcggggggcgggggcagcggcggCACCACCGCTCCGGCTCGAGCGCCCCGAGCTCCCGCGGCGCACcggcccccccgccgcccccgggagCGCGGCCCCGACCCCGCCCGGCCTCCTCCGAGC GTCCCCAGGAGGCAGCGGAGCACAGGGCAGGAGAAAATGGCCCTCCCGAGGCCCAGGAGGGGCAACCAGCTGCTCTTCCTGGGCATCATGTTAGTCACGGTGGTGGTCATCTCCCTGCTGTTCTACACTCTACTCTGGAAGGCCGGCAACCTCACGGACTTGCCCAACCTCAGAATCGGCTTCTACAACTTCTGCCTGTGGAACGAGGGCACCGGCTCCCTCCAGTGTCACCAGTTCCCCGAGCTAGAGGCCCTGGGCGTGCCGCGGGCCGGCCTGGCCCTGGCCAGGCTGGGTGCATATGGGGCCctggtcttctctctctttgtcccccTGCCTCTGTTCCTGGCCTGGTGCAACGGTAACGACGGAGAATGGCAGCTGGCGGTGGGCTTCCTGGCCATGGCGTCTGCGCTGCTGGCCAGTGGCCTGGGCCTCTTCCTCACCTATACGTGGAAGTGGGTCAGGCTctccctcctggggcctgggtTCCTGGCTCTGGGTGCTGCCCAGGCCTTGCTCGTCCTCCTGCTGATGGCCACGGTTGTGTTCCCTCGGAGGGCAGAGGACAAGAGCAAGCTTGACAGCTGCTAG
- the CYREN gene encoding cell cycle regulator of non-homologous end joining isoform X4 has protein sequence MEAVKSGDKKRVLPAWMTTQETPKPKRAVQGAAAARLSAVRTVYCMSEAEMVDVALGILIEIKELRPRPFPIVTQPASDRAKARTQVLCPVLLPVTPAFPDTVFLVFFSTLARKQEEPWESATPAGADKPELFPARLAWAPSSPGSRSEDEDNGKEAPTQDLGPQQGPAGPDSACRSSPDQDEDEDMLKYVREIFFS, from the exons atggaaGCTGTAAAATCCGGGGATAAGAAGAGGGTCCTTCCCGCATGGATGACAACCCAGGAGACCCCCAAGCCAAAGAGGGCAGTGCAGGGAGCTGCTGCAGCAAG ACTGTCTGCAGTGAGGACTGTGTACTGCATGAGTGAGGCCGAGATGGTAGACGTTGCTCTGGGGATCCTGATTGAG ataaaggaatTGAGGCCCAGGCCTTTTCCCATAGTGACACAGCCAGCAAGTGACAGAGCCAAGGCCCGCACTCAAGTTTTGTGTCCCGTGCTCCTTCCTGTCACCCCTGCCTTTCCAGATACGGTTTTCCTAGTGTTCTTTTCCACCCTG GCCCGGAAACAGGAAGAGCCCTGGGAGTCAGCGACTCCGGCTGGTGCCGATAAGCCAGAGCTGTTCCCAGCCCGCTTAGCGTGGGCCCCGAGTTCCCCTGGGAGTAGAAGTGAGGATGAGGACAATGGGAAGGAGGCCCCTACTCAGGACCTCGGCCCCCAGCAGGGACCCGCGGGGCCTGACTCTGCGTGCCGCTCGAGCCCTGACCAGGACGAGGACGAGGACATGCTGAAGTATGTCAGGGAAATATTTTTCAGCTAA
- the CYREN gene encoding cell cycle regulator of non-homologous end joining isoform X1 codes for MEAVKSGDKKRVLPAWMTTQETPKPKRAVQGAAAARLSAVRTVYCMSEAEMVDVALGILIEIKELRPRPFPIVTQPASDRAKARTQVLCPVLLPVTPAFPDTVFLVFFSTLARKQEEPWESATPAGADKPELFPARLAWAPSSPGSRSEDEDNGKEAPTQDLGPQQGPAGPDSACRSSPDQDEDEDMLNVAFDRRGTRQSFAVRGRQCAAWRNTNSSPRPRLSWKSDLVTGISCHSEDDVRTACSDQCIEPGVLVTMSYAGLRCP; via the exons atggaaGCTGTAAAATCCGGGGATAAGAAGAGGGTCCTTCCCGCATGGATGACAACCCAGGAGACCCCCAAGCCAAAGAGGGCAGTGCAGGGAGCTGCTGCAGCAAG ACTGTCTGCAGTGAGGACTGTGTACTGCATGAGTGAGGCCGAGATGGTAGACGTTGCTCTGGGGATCCTGATTGAG ataaaggaatTGAGGCCCAGGCCTTTTCCCATAGTGACACAGCCAGCAAGTGACAGAGCCAAGGCCCGCACTCAAGTTTTGTGTCCCGTGCTCCTTCCTGTCACCCCTGCCTTTCCAGATACGGTTTTCCTAGTGTTCTTTTCCACCCTG GCCCGGAAACAGGAAGAGCCCTGGGAGTCAGCGACTCCGGCTGGTGCCGATAAGCCAGAGCTGTTCCCAGCCCGCTTAGCGTGGGCCCCGAGTTCCCCTGGGAGTAGAAGTGAGGATGAGGACAATGGGAAGGAGGCCCCTACTCAGGACCTCGGCCCCCAGCAGGGACCCGCGGGGCCTGACTCTGCGTGCCGCTCGAGCCCTGACCAGGACGAGGACGAGGACATGCTGAA TGTGGCTTTTGACAGGCGTGGGACGAGGCAGTCCTTTGCTGTGCGGGGTCGTCAATGCGCTGCGTGGAGAAATACAAACAGTTCCCCAAGGCCAAG ATTATCTTGGAAATCAGACCTCGTGACAGGAATCTCCTGTCATTCTGAGGATGACGTAAGAACGGCCTGCTCAGATCAGTGCATTGAACCAGGAGTTCTTGTGACCATGAGCTACGCGGGTTTGAGGTGTCCTTGA